The following are encoded in a window of Trichocoleus sp. genomic DNA:
- a CDS encoding SagB/ThcOx family dehydrogenase, translating into MPDPHDSISQHYHQRTKYDPKTLVTKDLDWDKQPAPFKEYKIGASLDLKPYLSTQPEAATEKNFWHRLSRLLFCSYGLTVGMLTQQGDPVYLRTTPSAGGLYPAEVYLISRGTPLLAGGLYNYQPQSHSLLHFWDNDVWGALQNACFWHPALDATQMAIVVTGVFYRSFWRYRDRAYRRIFLDAGHLLGNLELAGTMNDFRPHLIGGFMDEAVNRVLYLNSQEEGTIAVLALADLLDVTQNLPLAPTALASSTHRNYPEIADGELLDYLHRASQIPETDNPPTLKQLAVERQDDLPQRDKYNFPFCLKVPTKIAPLDWGQHFTDLETTMLKRRSTRAYNGANLTLNELRALLDFTYQPQNSLDQGFDPKPDYFALNLIETFLAVSGVDGLEEGCYYYAPKAQELRQIRFKNFRRELHFLCLGQNLGRDAAVVLFHTADLEKAVSQYGDRAYRYLHLDAGHLGQRLNLAAVRLGLGVSGIGGFFDDEVNEVLGIPIDEAVLYITTLGRPRY; encoded by the coding sequence ATGCCAGACCCGCATGATTCGATTTCTCAGCACTACCATCAACGGACAAAGTATGATCCCAAAACCTTAGTGACGAAAGATCTGGACTGGGATAAACAGCCCGCACCCTTCAAGGAATATAAGATCGGGGCATCGCTTGATCTAAAGCCTTACCTGAGCACTCAACCTGAAGCAGCGACTGAAAAAAACTTCTGGCACAGATTGTCTCGTTTGCTGTTTTGCAGCTATGGCTTGACGGTGGGAATGCTGACCCAACAGGGAGATCCGGTTTATCTTCGCACAACGCCTTCAGCCGGTGGCTTATACCCAGCCGAGGTTTACTTGATTTCGCGAGGTACGCCTCTTCTAGCGGGTGGTTTGTACAACTATCAGCCCCAGTCTCATTCTCTGCTGCACTTCTGGGATAACGATGTTTGGGGAGCGCTCCAAAATGCTTGCTTCTGGCATCCGGCTTTAGATGCAACTCAAATGGCGATCGTCGTGACGGGTGTGTTTTATCGATCGTTCTGGCGATATCGCGATCGAGCTTACCGACGGATTTTCCTTGATGCTGGGCATCTGCTGGGCAACCTTGAACTGGCAGGAACCATGAACGATTTTCGTCCGCATTTGATTGGCGGATTTATGGACGAAGCGGTAAACCGGGTGCTGTATTTGAACAGTCAAGAGGAAGGTACGATCGCAGTACTCGCCCTAGCGGATTTATTAGACGTAACGCAAAACTTACCGCTTGCACCCACGGCTCTTGCGTCCAGTACGCACCGAAACTATCCTGAGATTGCCGATGGTGAACTACTTGATTATTTGCATCGAGCGAGCCAGATTCCGGAGACAGACAATCCGCCAACGCTCAAACAACTGGCAGTAGAGCGACAGGATGATCTGCCTCAAAGGGATAAATATAATTTTCCTTTCTGCCTGAAAGTACCGACTAAAATAGCTCCGCTTGACTGGGGTCAGCATTTCACTGACCTGGAAACCACGATGTTGAAGCGGCGATCGACTCGTGCTTACAATGGCGCAAACCTGACACTGAATGAACTGCGAGCACTTTTAGATTTTACCTACCAGCCTCAAAACTCGCTTGACCAAGGCTTTGATCCTAAACCCGACTATTTTGCGCTGAACTTAATCGAGACCTTTCTGGCTGTTTCTGGCGTTGATGGATTGGAAGAAGGCTGCTACTACTATGCTCCAAAAGCTCAGGAACTCCGACAGATTCGGTTTAAAAACTTCCGGCGAGAACTCCACTTTCTCTGCTTAGGACAAAACTTAGGACGGGATGCCGCAGTTGTGCTGTTTCATACGGCTGACCTGGAGAAAGCAGTCTCTCAGTACGGCGATCGAGCCTATCGCTATTTACATTTAGATGCAGGGCATCTGGGGCAGCGGCTTAACTTAGCAGCAGTGCGTTTGGGTTTAGGCGTCAGCGGCATTGGCGGATTCTTTGATGATGAAGTGAATGAGGTGCTGGGCATCCCGATCGATGAAGCAGTGCTTTACATCACGACTCTGGGAAGACCCAGATATTAA
- the rlmD gene encoding 23S rRNA (uracil(1939)-C(5))-methyltransferase RlmD has protein sequence MELKTQEQWQQGQLLDITIANLNHNGEGVGRWQGRVVFVPDTAPGDRVWVRLVRVKPQYAQGKIHELIEPSPYRVRPDCIVADKCGGCQWQHVDYDYQLEAKRNLVIQDLERLGGMASPPVDPVLAIGASLGYRNKATYPVQEAGKGRKTQAGDAKGQRSFSQVPHGVQAGYFQKGSHHLINLNQCPIQDQRLNPFLAQIKQDMQQRGWSIYDETSHQGEVRHLGLRIGRRTGEVLLTIVAKSGNLPQLKEQAKEWMHRYPNLVGVCLNLNPDRTNSIFGSETRCIKGQQALKERFAGLEFHIQPTTFFQVNTEQAEALLQKIIQELQLRGNETLLDAYCGIGTMTLPLAKRVKEAIGIEIQPEAIEQARANAALNGITNATFQIGAAEQILPQLKLKPEIVLLDPPRKGCDRAVIEALLAMEADRIVYVSCNSSTLARDLKLLSQKYQTTRVQPADFFPQTAHIEAAAFLKLVPAES, from the coding sequence ATGGAACTGAAGACTCAGGAGCAGTGGCAGCAGGGACAGTTGCTAGACATCACAATTGCAAACCTCAATCACAATGGAGAAGGCGTGGGGCGCTGGCAGGGGCGAGTTGTATTTGTGCCAGATACGGCTCCAGGCGATCGAGTTTGGGTAAGGTTGGTGCGGGTTAAACCGCAGTATGCTCAAGGGAAAATTCACGAACTCATTGAGCCTTCACCCTATCGAGTGCGTCCAGACTGCATTGTGGCGGATAAATGTGGCGGCTGTCAGTGGCAGCATGTGGACTATGACTATCAGCTAGAAGCGAAGCGGAACTTGGTGATCCAAGATTTAGAGCGGCTGGGTGGCATGGCGTCTCCTCCGGTTGATCCCGTGTTGGCGATCGGTGCTTCACTGGGTTATCGGAATAAGGCGACCTATCCGGTACAGGAAGCAGGGAAGGGGAGAAAGACACAGGCAGGAGACGCAAAGGGGCAAAGAAGTTTCAGCCAGGTGCCCCATGGAGTGCAGGCGGGCTATTTTCAGAAGGGCAGCCACCATCTCATTAATTTAAATCAGTGCCCGATTCAAGATCAGCGTCTCAATCCGTTTTTGGCGCAGATCAAGCAAGATATGCAGCAGCGCGGCTGGTCAATTTACGATGAAACCTCGCATCAAGGCGAAGTGCGCCACCTGGGATTGCGGATTGGACGACGAACTGGGGAAGTTCTGCTAACGATCGTGGCAAAGTCAGGCAACCTACCACAACTCAAAGAACAGGCAAAGGAGTGGATGCACCGCTACCCGAATCTCGTTGGCGTCTGTCTAAATCTGAACCCCGATCGGACAAACAGCATTTTTGGTAGTGAGACTCGCTGTATTAAAGGGCAGCAAGCACTCAAGGAACGATTTGCCGGACTTGAATTTCACATTCAGCCCACGACCTTTTTTCAGGTCAACACTGAGCAGGCAGAAGCGCTCTTGCAAAAAATCATTCAAGAATTGCAGCTTCGAGGCAATGAAACGCTGCTAGATGCCTACTGTGGGATTGGCACAATGACGCTTCCTCTAGCAAAACGGGTCAAAGAAGCGATCGGCATTGAAATCCAGCCTGAAGCAATTGAGCAAGCGAGAGCCAATGCTGCGCTGAATGGCATCACCAACGCTACTTTCCAGATTGGAGCCGCAGAGCAAATCTTGCCACAACTCAAGCTCAAGCCAGAAATTGTGCTGCTTGATCCACCTCGGAAGGGCTGCGATCGAGCAGTGATCGAGGCACTCTTGGCAATGGAAGCCGATCGGATTGTCTACGTTAGCTGTAATTCTTCCACACTTGCCCGTGACCTCAAATTATTGAGCCAGAAATATCAAACGACGAGAGTTCAGCCTGCCGATTTCTTTCCCCAAACTGCTCACATTGAGGCAGCAGCTTTCCTTAAACTCGTTCCTGCTGAAAGTTAA
- a CDS encoding glycosyltransferase family 9 protein yields the protein MRVVALVPGGIGDQILFFPTLDDIKRNYPDAEIDVVVEPRSKAAYRVSKSVSDVITFDFKDRSSPADWANLLGVIRDRDHDVVFSLGRSWAIGLLLWLTGTPIRIGYATSGGKLFLTDSVPLKLDQYTAQMYHDLLQGIGMNTPCPELTITIPKSDLDWAEAEQKRLGISSYVMIYDGLSDLTQAKGVSQRYPVEKWQQIVQDFQQRQPDLPIVVAQGANDAEFVSALVKACPTLKVTKPSDIGKLAAMIAGANLMICTESAPMHLAVALQVYTLVLFGFTDPEKLLPQNDKFVGIKAPSGKIADIDPGVVLAKVWGG from the coding sequence ATGCGAGTAGTAGCTCTTGTACCTGGCGGCATTGGCGACCAGATCTTATTTTTTCCGACTCTGGACGACATCAAGCGCAATTATCCTGATGCTGAGATAGACGTGGTTGTGGAACCTCGATCGAAGGCAGCTTATCGGGTGTCGAAGTCCGTCAGCGATGTGATTACGTTTGACTTTAAAGATAGGAGCAGTCCGGCTGATTGGGCGAACCTCCTGGGTGTAATCCGCGATCGTGATCATGATGTGGTGTTTTCCCTGGGGCGAAGTTGGGCGATCGGGCTGTTGCTCTGGCTAACTGGAACTCCCATCCGCATTGGCTATGCCACCAGTGGCGGAAAGCTGTTTCTCACGGATTCTGTACCGTTGAAGCTGGATCAGTATACGGCTCAGATGTATCACGATTTGCTCCAGGGAATTGGCATGAATACGCCTTGCCCTGAGCTGACCATTACGATTCCTAAAAGCGATCTGGATTGGGCAGAAGCCGAGCAAAAGCGGCTGGGCATTAGTAGCTATGTCATGATCTATGACGGCTTAAGCGACCTGACTCAAGCAAAAGGTGTTTCCCAACGCTATCCGGTTGAGAAATGGCAGCAGATTGTGCAGGACTTCCAGCAGCGACAGCCTGATCTGCCGATCGTTGTGGCTCAAGGTGCAAACGACGCAGAATTTGTCAGTGCCCTGGTCAAAGCTTGCCCAACGCTCAAGGTAACGAAGCCAAGTGACATCGGTAAGCTGGCAGCGATGATTGCCGGAGCAAATTTGATGATCTGTACAGAAAGTGCTCCGATGCACCTGGCTGTTGCGCTTCAGGTCTATACCCTGGTTCTGTTTGGCTTCACTGACCCAGAGAAGCTGCTGCCCCAGAACGATAAGTTTGTTGGCATTAAGGCACCCAGTGGCAAAATTGCCGATATTGATCCAGGCGTTGTTTTGGCAAAAGTGTGGGGAGGCTAG
- a CDS encoding HAD family hydrolase, which produces MSRAAVFLDRDGVLNVEAGYLHHVEDLHLIPGVAAAVRQLNDRNLFCCLISNQSGPARGYYPYRHVEALHDRLCHLLQVEAGAWLDALYFCPFLSPPEGGTIPEFACWSTWRKPNTGMVVAAAWEHDLDLSQSFMVGDKATDIDLAHNAGCTGILVQTGFGDRVLQGDYQHSIHADFVAPDLAAAIEWILSR; this is translated from the coding sequence ATGAGTCGAGCCGCAGTATTTCTCGATCGCGATGGTGTCCTTAATGTAGAAGCAGGATACCTGCATCATGTTGAAGATTTGCATCTCATTCCTGGAGTCGCAGCGGCAGTTCGCCAATTGAACGATCGCAATCTATTCTGCTGCCTGATCTCGAATCAGTCGGGTCCGGCAAGAGGATATTACCCCTACCGCCATGTGGAGGCACTACACGATCGGTTGTGTCATTTGTTGCAGGTGGAGGCAGGTGCCTGGCTAGATGCTCTATATTTTTGTCCGTTTTTGAGCCCACCCGAAGGCGGCACGATTCCTGAATTTGCTTGCTGGTCTACTTGGCGAAAGCCAAATACTGGAATGGTAGTTGCGGCTGCCTGGGAGCATGATTTGGATTTGAGCCAGAGTTTTATGGTGGGAGATAAGGCAACTGATATTGATCTGGCACATAATGCGGGCTGCACTGGGATACTGGTACAAACTGGGTTTGGCGATCGAGTGTTGCAAGGCGACTATCAGCATTCAATCCATGCAGATTTTGTTGCACCTGATCTGGCAGCAGCGATCGAGTGGATTTTGTCCCGATAG
- a CDS encoding pentapeptide repeat-containing protein — protein sequence MPALTFDKRDLRAFLILGLFLSLLTTLIVLAASSRAIKNHRVKALLNQRVCLKCDLDGADLEGANLESVNLEDVTLRDANLKRANLHNAVLTRSILSEADLTKANLSGASLSEAILNGVLLKEANLSDANLSHAYLGDTNLTNVNLRDANLRGANLVRANLSDANLQDATLGEVNLNRANLQGSDLRRADLGDVDFRSAKLRGANLVRANLPRADLTRAELDDANMRDANFSNADLTNASLRNADLTEAYLAEADLNNADLTGTNLEGANLARANLRGANLSRVNLSNVNFRRANLVGANLVGINLSTVKFCRTIMPDESINNRDCSQQ from the coding sequence ATGCCTGCGCTAACCTTTGATAAACGGGACTTAAGGGCATTCTTGATCTTGGGGCTATTTCTGTCGCTGCTCACTACCCTGATCGTTCTGGCGGCTTCGAGTCGTGCCATTAAAAACCACCGAGTTAAGGCTCTGCTCAATCAGCGAGTTTGCTTGAAGTGTGACCTGGATGGGGCAGACCTGGAAGGGGCTAATTTAGAGTCCGTTAATTTGGAGGATGTAACGCTTCGAGATGCGAATCTGAAACGCGCGAATCTACACAACGCAGTTTTGACGCGATCGATCCTGAGTGAGGCAGATTTAACCAAAGCGAACCTGAGCGGAGCTTCGTTAAGTGAAGCAATTTTGAACGGCGTTTTACTAAAAGAAGCGAACCTCAGCGATGCCAACCTTAGCCATGCCTATTTGGGCGATACCAACCTCACAAATGTCAATCTGCGCGATGCGAACCTTCGGGGGGCAAATCTGGTAAGGGCGAATTTATCCGATGCCAATTTGCAAGATGCCACGTTAGGAGAAGTCAATTTGAATCGGGCGAATTTGCAGGGCTCTGATCTACGGCGAGCCGACCTGGGAGATGTGGACTTTCGCAGTGCTAAATTGCGTGGGGCAAATCTCGTCCGTGCTAATTTACCCAGGGCTGACCTGACAAGAGCAGAACTGGACGACGCCAATATGAGAGATGCCAACTTCAGTAATGCAGATCTAACCAATGCGAGCCTCAGAAATGCAGATCTAACGGAGGCTTACCTGGCAGAAGCAGATCTCAACAACGCAGATTTAACAGGTACAAACTTAGAAGGCGCGAACTTAGCAAGAGCAAACTTACGAGGTGCAAACCTCAGTCGGGTTAACTTATCAAATGTGAATTTTCGCCGAGCTAATCTAGTTGGGGCAAACCTGGTAGGAATCAATTTAAGTACAGTCAAGTTTTGCAGAACGATTATGCCTGATGAGTCGATCAATAATCGAGATTGTTCGCAACAGTGA
- a CDS encoding tetratricopeptide repeat protein, translating into MKWRWAIGYSILIGAFLALSGISASVTAQSLPTLSIDSQTAGDMTPEGQLNLGLQYIQQGQVDQAIAAFRQSVALNSRFAPAYYNLGLALRQKGMLQESATSFYQAIQADPNLAMAYGNLGAALLEGNNLQQAGQYLQRAIDLDPSLGLAHYNLGLVQRQQGNAQSATAHFQQAAQLSPNAPEPSYYLGLGYMQQGQTQAAIDAFQRAVRLNPNYSEAHYSLGSLLYQQGKFEDAFKSFRRSAEANPNYPNAYYGAGLVFLRQGKGADAQRVLQYAKDLFTLQGNAQWANRAAQLLQQAQGRR; encoded by the coding sequence ATGAAATGGCGTTGGGCGATCGGCTATTCCATTTTGATTGGAGCATTTCTGGCACTATCGGGCATTTCAGCATCTGTCACCGCCCAGTCGTTGCCGACGTTGAGCATTGATTCGCAAACTGCTGGAGACATGACTCCTGAAGGGCAGTTGAATTTAGGTTTGCAGTATATCCAACAAGGACAGGTAGACCAGGCAATTGCTGCCTTTCGTCAGTCTGTCGCCCTCAATTCTCGCTTTGCACCTGCCTACTACAATCTAGGGCTTGCCCTTCGCCAAAAGGGAATGCTGCAAGAGTCTGCAACGTCTTTCTATCAAGCAATCCAGGCTGATCCGAATCTGGCAATGGCTTATGGCAATCTGGGCGCAGCTTTACTGGAAGGCAATAATCTACAGCAAGCGGGACAATATTTGCAGCGGGCGATCGATCTTGACCCAAGTCTAGGCTTAGCGCACTACAACCTCGGGTTAGTGCAACGACAGCAAGGCAATGCTCAATCTGCAACCGCTCATTTTCAGCAGGCGGCACAACTCAGCCCGAATGCACCAGAGCCCTCCTACTATCTGGGCTTGGGCTATATGCAACAAGGACAAACGCAAGCAGCGATCGATGCTTTTCAACGTGCCGTGAGGCTTAATCCAAACTATTCGGAAGCGCACTATAGTCTGGGGTCGCTGCTTTATCAACAAGGCAAATTTGAGGATGCGTTCAAGTCATTCCGGCGATCGGCTGAAGCCAACCCGAACTATCCCAATGCCTACTATGGGGCAGGCTTAGTTTTTCTGCGACAGGGCAAGGGTGCTGATGCTCAGCGAGTGTTGCAATATGCGAAAGACTTGTTCACACTTCAGGGCAATGCCCAGTGGGCAAATCGAGCAGCTCAACTGTTGCAGCAGGCGCAGGGGCGACGGTAG